A DNA window from Alicyclobacillus vulcanalis contains the following coding sequences:
- a CDS encoding MBL fold metallo-hydrolase: MANAGPLEQVSPGVWRMCIPYPNVLPYGTVNVYVVADEGEALVVDAGAVGDHVEQLARGLRDIGVQRVRALVATHYHVDHTAGVRDMTARFGAPAFMHPLDVAAFDEKFPAARGTFAPCPERLRVGHRALDVIHQPGHTHGHLHLWLPDVRAIFVGDHLVEEGSVWVGPPDGHMEDYFRALEAVTRSEAEVALPGHGPAIRRPQAAAKRLLERRRMREEQILHILNDGPKALEELTRALYPRLDPRALPFARHTAIAHLEHLESQGFVRRTMLSKDWVMRYARTEE; the protein is encoded by the coding sequence TTGGCGAATGCAGGGCCTTTGGAACAGGTATCTCCCGGCGTGTGGCGCATGTGCATCCCGTATCCGAACGTCTTGCCGTACGGGACCGTCAATGTGTATGTGGTTGCGGACGAGGGAGAGGCCTTGGTGGTGGATGCCGGAGCCGTGGGCGATCACGTCGAACAGCTCGCTCGCGGTCTGCGAGACATCGGCGTCCAGCGCGTCCGTGCGCTCGTCGCGACGCATTATCATGTCGATCACACGGCCGGCGTGCGGGACATGACCGCGAGGTTCGGAGCGCCCGCATTCATGCACCCTCTGGATGTGGCCGCGTTTGACGAAAAGTTTCCGGCTGCGCGGGGAACCTTTGCGCCGTGCCCCGAGCGCCTTCGCGTGGGGCATCGAGCGCTCGACGTGATCCATCAGCCGGGCCACACGCACGGCCATCTTCACCTCTGGCTGCCCGACGTCCGAGCGATTTTCGTCGGGGATCACCTTGTGGAAGAGGGGTCCGTCTGGGTAGGACCGCCGGATGGACACATGGAGGACTACTTCCGCGCGCTCGAAGCCGTAACGCGTTCGGAGGCCGAGGTGGCGCTGCCGGGACACGGACCGGCCATTCGCCGGCCTCAGGCAGCCGCCAAGCGCCTGCTCGAGAGACGGCGGATGCGCGAAGAGCAGATACTCCACATTTTGAATGACGGACCCAAGGCGCTCGAGGAGCTGACGCGAGCGCTGTATCCTCGGCTCGACCCTCGTGCCCTGCCGTTTGCGCGACACACGGCCATCGCACACCTCGAGCACCTCGAGTCGCAGGGCTTCGTGCGCCGAACCATGCTGTCCAAGGACTGGGTCATGAGATATGCCCGTACGGAGGAGTGA
- a CDS encoding glycosyltransferase family 39 protein yields the protein MKRSSFAQERTWLGWLTAIALIYHAYFVVKAWRQPVLLYGDAYYYDHSARVLNALHLYAYWSWGPAAQVTPGYPVFLALVYRLAAVFTPSHETAMHLAQACQHLLAVASTVLVYLIARFRLPRYASFVAAFLWTVYPPVIYANDQLLTENLYIPFLLAFVWSFLVLVRDRSTGSFVVSGLLLGVTTLIRPSVAPLLAAPALFFLQRETRRAWKTTAARYAAYVATFCLAMLPWWIRNLVAFHQWITTDLDAANPLLFGSDPTFYKDTSISNGLSYAQQKALAIHRIEEGFRTHPLGYLKWYTLDKLGWLFGTPWYNSTLPPHAGLLTRMTFAYAHLHLVWVLVGALGLAFGFGMRYIRWLSWLTVFLIAVQLPFIPINRYAYPTMPFLMIGVGTVVYLATAWVRTRRGTPRRAAAP from the coding sequence GTGAAGCGCTCATCGTTTGCGCAGGAGCGCACGTGGCTCGGTTGGCTGACCGCCATTGCGCTCATCTACCACGCATATTTTGTCGTCAAGGCATGGCGCCAACCGGTGTTGTTGTACGGGGACGCCTATTATTATGATCACTCGGCGCGCGTGCTGAACGCGCTCCACCTGTACGCGTACTGGAGCTGGGGACCCGCCGCACAAGTGACGCCCGGCTATCCGGTGTTTCTCGCGCTCGTGTACCGGTTGGCAGCCGTGTTCACCCCGAGCCATGAAACGGCGATGCATCTCGCCCAGGCGTGCCAGCACCTGCTCGCCGTCGCCTCGACGGTCTTGGTGTACCTCATCGCGCGGTTTCGCCTGCCGAGGTACGCGAGTTTTGTGGCCGCGTTCTTGTGGACGGTCTACCCGCCCGTCATTTACGCGAACGATCAGTTGCTGACTGAAAATCTGTACATCCCTTTCCTGCTCGCGTTTGTCTGGTCGTTTCTCGTCCTCGTCCGCGACCGAAGCACCGGAAGTTTTGTGGTATCCGGGCTGCTCCTTGGCGTGACCACGCTCATCCGCCCGAGCGTCGCGCCGCTCCTCGCGGCGCCGGCCCTCTTCTTCCTCCAGCGCGAGACTCGCCGAGCATGGAAGACGACGGCCGCGCGGTATGCCGCGTACGTCGCCACGTTCTGCCTCGCCATGCTCCCATGGTGGATTCGCAACCTTGTCGCCTTCCATCAGTGGATTACGACCGATCTCGACGCGGCGAATCCCTTGCTCTTTGGCTCGGACCCGACGTTCTACAAAGACACCAGCATCTCCAACGGGTTGTCCTATGCCCAGCAAAAGGCCCTGGCGATCCACCGTATCGAGGAAGGCTTTCGCACCCATCCGCTCGGCTATCTTAAATGGTATACTTTGGATAAACTCGGATGGTTGTTCGGTACGCCGTGGTACAACAGCACCTTGCCCCCGCACGCCGGCCTGCTGACGCGGATGACGTTTGCCTACGCGCACCTGCACCTCGTCTGGGTCTTGGTCGGCGCATTGGGGCTCGCCTTTGGCTTTGGCATGCGGTATATTCGTTGGCTGAGCTGGTTGACGGTGTTTCTCATCGCCGTGCAGCTCCCATTCAT